The Shewanella mesophila genome contains the following window.
TCAAGGCGGCAAAGTCAGAATCAACACCGATGGCTTAGGTAATCTATTTCATCGCCGCAACATCTTGCCTGAACTGGCGCCAGTGGTCGACGCCTTATCTATCTCGCTCAATGCCGATACAGAAGAGACCTATCTACGTCACTGCAAACCTAAATTAAAAGGCGCTTACCAAGCCGTAAATGAGTTTATAACACTGGCACCGGAGTATATTGACAAGGTACAAGTATCAGCCATTGACGGCTTGGAAGGAGTCGATATTGAACGCTGCGAAGCGATTGTCACTGCCGCCAAAGCCCAATTCAAACATCGCTATTTAGGGGTGATGGGATAAAGGGGCGAGCAGAGCGTTAGCAAGATGTAAGTGACTGTGTTAAGCCGATAGAATCATGCTAACATAGCCGCAAAAGAACTCGGACAAATACCACTTTCGATGCTGACGCAAAAAACTTCACTTCTGATCACAGGCCAAGGTTTACACTGGTCAACGCAACGTATTTTTTCTGTGGCAACACAGATCATTATTTTGCTTATCAGCGTGATCTTACTAACCAATGTGATCATTACACTCGGTGAGCGTCGTCTTCAGGAAGATTGGGCAACTCAGCGATATAGTGAGTTACAGTCTGTAGGCACCTTAATTACCGATAAGGTCTCGTTCCAGCAGTTTCGAACGCAGATGTTTGCCAACGCTGAATTATTAAAGCGCTATCTAACGATTCCCAGCGAAGTCCGTCAGAGAAAGCTGCAACAAAATTGGGCTGTCATGACCCGCAACATTCCAGGATTGCTGGATATTGCGCTGTTTGATCCTCAAGGTAAATTTAAGTTCTCGACCACCAATAATTTTAGCCGAGAATCGCTGCCCGCTTCGCTGCTAGAAGGAGCTCGCAATATGGGGGGGACAGAGGTTTATACCTCGCCACTAGAATTTACCCCGATCAATGGCAAACTTGAGCCCTATCTTTATCAATTGGCCTGGTTAGAAAACCCTAACCAAACCGTGCGCGGCTATTTGGTGACCTACCAATCGATGACTCGTATGCTAAAGAGTATCAAGCCAGCCTATTCCAGTGCCGAATCACCACTTATGATGCTAGATACCCAAGGTCTGCTATACGCTGGAGCCGAGAACAAACCTAACATCAATCGTATTCCAGAGACCATGGGAGGCAGCCTACGTCAGACCTATCCTGCGTTATGGCGTAAGATGTCAAACAGTAACTTCGGGCAGTTTCATGGCGATGATGCCACCTTTGTTTATTTAAAGGTTGAGCTAACCACTCAGTATGAAACGCGCAGAGAATATTATTTAGTGTCCTATGTCCGTAATGACGCTATTGCCGAAAATTTCTCAGAGTGGCGCAATATTCTAATCGCTGGTGCTGTGGTATTAACCCTACTCGCATTGGCGCTTATCTTACTGATCCACTCCTATCGTATTGGTCAACGTTCAAGAGCCTTTAGCATCGATTTAGCCAATAGATTATTTTATCAAGATATCGGCTGCGTCATCGTTAATGACAACAATCGCGTCGTGACCGCTAATGAAAAAGCCGCGCAATTACTAGCGATACCACTAGATGAGTTGTCAGACCGTAACCTGCAACGCATTTTACAACTAGAAAATGAGCAGTATGCAGAGATCCTTACTCAGTTAGAAAAAGAGAAAAAATGGCATGACGTAATCGACTTTGAAGAGCTTTGCGGTTGTACGTTAGCCGTGACCATAAGTTGTGCGATTCGCTCAGCAAAAAAAGACCGTTATTTGTTGGTGACCTTTGAAGATGTCACCCAGCTCAAGCAAGCCCAGCAACAGGCTCACCTGAACCAATTACTTAATGATAATGCGGTTGCCTGCGCATTAGTAAAAGCAAATGCTGAACTTGAGTTAGCCAACGATGCCTTTATGGAGCTGGTTTCCATCCACGACATAGACAATAAAAACCTAACCGAATTACTTAATAATGACCTCGATGCTCAATGGCCACGCATCACCCAGCAGCTATTACTGCAAAGCACCTGGAAGGGACAAATACTCTGTGATCCTAATGGTCATGAGAACACCTGTCTGCAAGCGACCCTTAAAGGGCACTTAGATGCGGCAGGCGAAATTGAACATATCGTCTGTACGCTAGAAAAAGCGCAGAAGAGAGCATTACTGCAAGATAGAGGGGACTTTATTCCCCATAGAAGTACTATCTTAGTCAACCTGCGTGATTTAGATGACTACTTTAACTCCTTAGATACGGTGAGCCGCAATAACTCAAGCCTACTGCTGATCGACATTACCGCCGAAAGCATGCTGAGCCACATGAGTGACATAGGTCAGCTGGAGAGCCGTCAGCGGGAAGTCGAGATCCACATTCTCAAATCACTTCCGATACGCTATCAAATGTCTCATTGGCAATTAGGCAAATTGATTGTGATCTTACCTAACACCCATTCAGATGACGCTCACCATTATGCGGTAACCACACTTTCGAGTTTAAATGAAATAGGCCTAGGCACAGGGATCTGTATGGGGGTTGCCAGTTATCAGCCCGAGCAAAACCTAGAACAATACCTTATCAATGCTGAGGTGGCGCTCAAACGTGCCAAACAGATAGGGGAACAAAATATCTGTCAGGCGTTTACCCGTAACAATTAACCTCAGGTTATCTCTTCGCAAAGGCGCCCACAGGCGCCTTTTTATCCTCTCTATATTATTGATTTAGCCGTATTTGGTGTGAATTCAGAGTTAAAAGCTAACGTGCTTTTGCCCCAAAGTTTGTTACCTTCGAATGAAGGTTTGACATTTTTTGGATTAGCCTTAGTTGCGTTTGGCTGCATCTAATTTGTTAAGTGTGTTTGAAGGTCATACCTTCAATGGGAGTTAATTGCCTGCGGCAGGCTCATGTGCAGATACTGCTTCGGGACGCTTTGCGCCATCCTTGGCCGCTTAACGAAAACATCTGACCTACATGGAAGTAGGGAATGCCACAAAATGTCGGGAACATTTTCGGCCATGATTTCGATACCCTCAGCTGCATCTACACTAGGTTATTTTCTCTCTTCGATTTTGCTTCATTTGGTGTGAGTGGCGAGTAAAAAGCTAACGTGCTTTTGCCCCAAAGTGTGCTGGTCTTGGAATGAAGAACGATGACATTTGTTTGAGTAGCGGCTGGCTGTATTTTCATTTATTGAAAGTGTTTGAAGGTCGAACCTTCACTGTTATTAATCGCCTGTCCGGCGAGGAATGTGCAAGCACTCTTTTGGCTCGCC
Protein-coding sequences here:
- a CDS encoding TatD family nuclease-associated radical SAM protein encodes the protein MSQSTLVYDIRNSRYLNITGRCTLRCQFCPKHNGSKQIHEYQLALDHQPKADEIIPLLGDVTRFEEYVFCGYGEPTLNLTTLIEVATEIKRQGGKVRINTDGLGNLFHRRNILPELAPVVDALSISLNADTEETYLRHCKPKLKGAYQAVNEFITLAPEYIDKVQVSAIDGLEGVDIERCEAIVTAAKAQFKHRYLGVMG
- a CDS encoding PAS domain-containing protein — its product is MLTQKTSLLITGQGLHWSTQRIFSVATQIIILLISVILLTNVIITLGERRLQEDWATQRYSELQSVGTLITDKVSFQQFRTQMFANAELLKRYLTIPSEVRQRKLQQNWAVMTRNIPGLLDIALFDPQGKFKFSTTNNFSRESLPASLLEGARNMGGTEVYTSPLEFTPINGKLEPYLYQLAWLENPNQTVRGYLVTYQSMTRMLKSIKPAYSSAESPLMMLDTQGLLYAGAENKPNINRIPETMGGSLRQTYPALWRKMSNSNFGQFHGDDATFVYLKVELTTQYETRREYYLVSYVRNDAIAENFSEWRNILIAGAVVLTLLALALILLIHSYRIGQRSRAFSIDLANRLFYQDIGCVIVNDNNRVVTANEKAAQLLAIPLDELSDRNLQRILQLENEQYAEILTQLEKEKKWHDVIDFEELCGCTLAVTISCAIRSAKKDRYLLVTFEDVTQLKQAQQQAHLNQLLNDNAVACALVKANAELELANDAFMELVSIHDIDNKNLTELLNNDLDAQWPRITQQLLLQSTWKGQILCDPNGHENTCLQATLKGHLDAAGEIEHIVCTLEKAQKRALLQDRGDFIPHRSTILVNLRDLDDYFNSLDTVSRNNSSLLLIDITAESMLSHMSDIGQLESRQREVEIHILKSLPIRYQMSHWQLGKLIVILPNTHSDDAHHYAVTTLSSLNEIGLGTGICMGVASYQPEQNLEQYLINAEVALKRAKQIGEQNICQAFTRNN